One Peptostreptococcus equinus genomic window carries:
- the dltB gene encoding D-alanyl-lipoteichoic acid biosynthesis protein DltB → MNLSQYDGYLYMYILLLSFIPAIGLGLFEKKIKYYALIATAVMIYIIMGPGKQLNTLAIFMVWEVALIYIYFWIRSKTDNKWIFRLALLMSTLPLIINKVSPLTKMGVIGFIGISYLSFRTIQIVIETYDGTIKKINLFDMIYFILFFPTLSSGPIDRSRRFEEEINKKIDRSDYVDNYLLVGIKKIFLGVLYKFAIAALIHATFVSKIHADGSLLSPFLYMYAYTLYLFFDFAGYSLIAVGTSYIFGVHAPDNFNKPFISKDIKEFWTRWHISLSRWFGDYIFSRFVLDSMRKKRFKKRAHASHVAQMITMTTMGFWHGITWFYILYGVYHGVLLILTDIFTKSKFHKKYKKKKAYQYLQIFITFNLVCFGMLIFSGFLNNYPFKF, encoded by the coding sequence ATGAATTTATCGCAATATGATGGTTACCTATATATGTATATTCTTTTGCTAAGTTTTATACCTGCGATAGGCTTAGGATTATTTGAGAAAAAAATAAAATATTATGCCTTAATTGCAACAGCAGTGATGATATACATCATTATGGGACCTGGTAAGCAGCTAAATACCTTAGCAATATTTATGGTTTGGGAAGTAGCGCTTATATATATTTACTTCTGGATTAGAAGTAAGACAGACAACAAGTGGATATTTAGATTGGCATTATTAATGTCAACACTACCACTTATTATTAATAAAGTAAGCCCATTGACTAAGATGGGAGTAATAGGATTTATTGGTATTTCATATCTGAGTTTTAGAACTATACAGATAGTGATAGAAACCTATGATGGTACAATCAAAAAAATAAATTTGTTTGATATGATTTACTTTATACTATTTTTTCCAACATTGAGCTCAGGACCTATTGATAGATCTAGAAGATTTGAAGAAGAAATAAATAAAAAAATAGATAGAAGCGACTATGTAGATAATTATTTACTAGTTGGTATTAAAAAGATATTTTTGGGAGTCTTATATAAATTTGCTATAGCAGCTCTTATACATGCAACATTTGTAAGTAAGATACATGCAGATGGATCACTACTTAGTCCGTTTTTATACATGTATGCATATACATTATATCTATTCTTTGACTTTGCTGGATATAGCTTGATAGCTGTTGGTACATCGTATATATTTGGAGTGCATGCACCAGACAACTTCAACAAGCCATTTATTAGTAAAGATATAAAGGAATTCTGGACTAGATGGCATATTTCTCTATCTAGATGGTTTGGAGATTATATTTTCTCTAGATTTGTATTAGATTCAATGAGAAAGAAGAGATTTAAGAAAAGAGCACATGCATCTCATGTTGCACAGATGATTACAATGACAACTATGGGATTTTGGCATGGAATAACTTGGTTTTATATATTATATGGTGTATATCATGGAGTTTTATTAATATTGACAGACATATTTACCAAGAGTAAATTCCATAAAAAATATAAGAAGAAAAAAGCATATCAATATTTACAGATATTTATAACATTTAATCTAGTGTGTTTTGGTATGTTAATATTCTCAGGATTTTTGAACAATTATCCTTTTAAATTTTAA
- a CDS encoding L,D-transpeptidase: protein MSRISRKEKLKQTRKEKSVFGFFNKKNKHEKNDEESNSTIEDKKFKDDDYEEKVEQESLNDYEDRYKNIIDNDYKKIYHDEVNGSMKTADRIISVEDEKEYYHRKLNNKNYQHSTSNSLMTVHDIMPADGKKYIESKKNSSSINIIDEDKIDDINKIKKINIAQAPFEDEVKVAESKKLAEKIKKNRDKLGEGTVSERKNESLTNTVNKKETLASKLEKELQEKENSNKSSENNKPQGLKKASLSSEKTSLDIVAKEDLNKKDNISKKETFAEKDKYSLEKTRVVKKAIGASGGATIAKEIEKKEEKPNENSKSSTDSDALKAEVNGTKKEETKIDGKEIDDKEETKIDDKEIKNKEVSDGKVIEEKKYSGKFKKVLLAILGILVLIYVIGCIVFNFLFFPNTKVNGMEASFKTPDAINKMAKSRTNNYKIDINARNNVKDSIKGSDIDMKFIADQSAKNIKKQQGFLGWPIALFENENIDGKLNVKFDQSKLDKKIGQLNVLNKNNFKEPISAHPKYDEKKKKLVVDPGFDGSVALPEKVNAFVKESVKAQKLKTSVPDKAYKQKKNKADDPRIKTSINKLDKYTDMKVVYDFGYEKYTVGGTDILSMFDIAIEDDYKTELSKDKVREVVRKISRKYSTFGTTREIVGAEGNKIKVEGGDYGWLIDREAETDELYKIIESGKSVDNRKPIYSVKAYVEGKDDIGKEFIEIDLTKQHMWYVKDGKAIVSTPIVSGNPNTGAATPTGIYALSYKTRNAVLRGPGYASPVSYWMPFNGDIGIHDAYWQPVYGGSRYTYAGSHGCINTPFNAVAQIYKLSTEKMPVIVHD from the coding sequence ATGTCTAGAATTAGTAGAAAAGAAAAGCTAAAGCAGACAAGAAAAGAAAAATCTGTATTTGGCTTTTTTAATAAAAAAAACAAGCATGAAAAAAATGATGAAGAATCAAATTCTACTATTGAAGATAAGAAATTTAAAGATGATGACTATGAGGAAAAGGTAGAGCAAGAATCTTTAAATGACTATGAAGATAGATATAAAAACATCATAGACAATGATTATAAAAAAATCTATCATGATGAAGTTAACGGTTCTATGAAAACAGCTGACAGGATAATTTCTGTAGAGGATGAAAAAGAATACTATCATAGAAAACTTAACAATAAAAATTATCAGCATAGTACTTCAAATTCATTAATGACAGTTCATGATATAATGCCAGCTGATGGCAAAAAATATATAGAATCAAAAAAAAATAGTAGTTCTATTAATATTATTGATGAAGATAAAATAGATGATATTAATAAGATAAAAAAAATAAATATTGCTCAAGCACCATTTGAGGATGAAGTAAAAGTAGCTGAATCCAAAAAGTTAGCTGAGAAAATAAAAAAAAATAGAGATAAATTAGGGGAGGGTACTGTGTCAGAAAGAAAAAATGAAAGTCTTACAAATACGGTTAATAAGAAGGAAACATTAGCTAGTAAACTTGAAAAAGAGTTGCAAGAAAAAGAAAATTCAAACAAGTCTTCAGAAAACAATAAGCCACAAGGTTTAAAAAAAGCAAGTCTATCTAGCGAAAAAACTAGTTTGGATATAGTAGCAAAAGAGGATTTGAATAAAAAGGACAATATATCAAAAAAAGAAACTTTTGCTGAAAAGGACAAATATTCCCTAGAAAAAACGAGAGTAGTTAAAAAAGCCATAGGAGCTTCAGGTGGGGCTACAATAGCTAAAGAAATTGAAAAAAAAGAAGAAAAGCCTAATGAAAACTCTAAGTCAAGTACAGATAGTGATGCTTTAAAGGCAGAAGTAAATGGAACTAAAAAAGAAGAAACAAAAATAGACGGTAAAGAAATAGATGATAAAGAAGAAACAAAAATAGACGATAAAGAAATAAAAAATAAAGAAGTTTCTGATGGTAAAGTCATAGAAGAGAAAAAATATTCAGGTAAATTTAAAAAAGTTCTATTAGCTATATTAGGAATATTAGTATTAATTTATGTTATTGGTTGTATTGTATTTAATTTCTTGTTCTTCCCAAATACTAAAGTAAATGGTATGGAAGCATCATTCAAAACTCCAGACGCAATAAATAAAATGGCAAAGTCTAGAACTAATAATTACAAGATAGATATAAATGCTAGAAATAATGTTAAGGACTCAATAAAGGGATCAGATATAGACATGAAATTTATCGCTGATCAGAGTGCCAAAAATATTAAAAAACAGCAAGGTTTCCTTGGATGGCCGATAGCATTATTTGAGAATGAAAACATAGATGGTAAGTTAAATGTAAAATTTGACCAGAGTAAATTAGATAAGAAAATTGGACAATTAAATGTCTTAAATAAGAATAATTTCAAAGAACCGATTAGTGCACATCCAAAGTATGATGAAAAGAAGAAAAAGCTTGTAGTCGACCCAGGGTTTGATGGTAGTGTGGCACTTCCAGAAAAGGTTAATGCTTTTGTAAAAGAATCAGTAAAAGCACAAAAGCTAAAGACAAGTGTACCAGATAAGGCATACAAACAAAAGAAAAATAAGGCTGATGATCCAAGGATTAAAACTTCTATAAATAAATTAGACAAATACACTGATATGAAGGTTGTATACGACTTTGGTTATGAAAAGTATACAGTAGGTGGTACAGATATACTTTCAATGTTTGATATAGCTATTGAAGATGATTACAAGACTGAATTAAGTAAGGACAAAGTTAGAGAAGTAGTGAGAAAGATAAGCAGAAAATATTCTACTTTTGGAACTACTAGAGAAATAGTTGGTGCTGAAGGAAATAAAATAAAGGTTGAAGGTGGAGACTATGGATGGTTAATCGATAGAGAAGCTGAAACAGATGAATTATATAAAATTATAGAATCTGGTAAATCTGTAGACAATAGAAAACCAATTTATTCAGTAAAGGCATATGTAGAAGGTAAAGATGATATTGGAAAAGAATTTATAGAAATAGACCTAACAAAACAACATATGTGGTATGTAAAGGATGGTAAAGCTATAGTATCTACTCCAATTGTATCTGGAAACCCTAATACAGGAGCTGCAACTCCAACTGGAATATATGCTCTATCATACAAGACTAGAAATGCTGTACTTAGAGGACCGGGTTATGCATCACCAGTATCATATTGGATGCCTTTTAATGGAGATATAGGTATACATGACGCATATTGGCAACCAGTTTATGGAGGAAGCAGATATACATATGCTGGATCACACGGATGTATAAATACACCATTTAATGCAGTGGCTCAAATATACAAGTTATCTACTGAAAAAATGCCAGTAATAGTACATGACTAA
- the dltC gene encoding D-alanine--poly(phosphoribitol) ligase subunit DltC, translating to MDIKENVIEIFEEVMDTDEIRDNLDLDVFENEMLDSMGIIEVLLGIEEKMGLSLQPTDLERKDMATANNLISFLETKIG from the coding sequence ATGGATATTAAAGAAAATGTAATAGAAATATTTGAAGAAGTAATGGATACAGATGAAATAAGGGATAATCTTGATTTAGATGTATTTGAAAACGAGATGTTGGATTCAATGGGAATTATTGAAGTTTTACTTGGAATAGAAGAAAAAATGGGATTATCATTACAGCCTACAGATCTTGAGAGAAAAGATATGGCAACAGCAAATAATTTAATTAGCTTCTTAGAAACTAAAATAGGATAG